A DNA window from Desulfobacterales bacterium contains the following coding sequences:
- a CDS encoding penicillin acylase family protein produces the protein MKLLTKMIWITLLLAVLLMVGGVIYLQQLKPQYSGDLVLKGLHGVVDVYFDDWAVPHIYARNEADAYFALGYVHAQERLFQMEIMRRIAAGRMAEILGQKLVKTDRFFRTIGIGESARRSAEKLSRDSGSPYQKAAQAYLDGINQFIEKGKTPIEFTILRIPKEKFTPQDIFLVAGFMAFGFSQAFRTDPLVAKVHQAYGWSYLKDWELGWPAGARKIPVHRSNFNSSAAAISAAISPILERLPAAAWIGSNGWVISGQKTASGKVLLANDTHIVFTQPSVWYEAHLEYPSNSFYGFYAAGIPFGLVGRSRSIAWGLTMFHNDDVDFYKERANPENTDQVWVDDHWEDLTIRSETIQVRFAEDVTFKVRESRHGPLLNDVNDTLAAMTSDPISLWWTLNQFPSTALQAAYHFSHAKNIDEMRRAAALVDAPGLNIMYGDTSGNIAWWAAARLVKRPAHVNSKLFLDGASGKDEPLGYYDFKDNPHSENPPNGYVYSANNQPQTFTDKLYPGYYAPDHRARRIEALLEARNRWSVEAVKNMGTDSQSPALPEMTAEILGTIGGPAQLTHTPLAAEAYRILEQWDGDHTINAVGPTLFYKLLALIAETTFIDELGPADYQIFLTTHLMKRSLPVILQNDSSLWWDNIHTKDIKETRQMIFVQSFERALRELEKQLGSVISEWQWGKVHTLEHQHLLGRKKPLDKVFNVGPFSVPGGNEVIANLAFRLNTKGRYPVLYGPAMRFVVDFSNPAGVLSVNPTGQSGFFLSRHYDDQATLFNSGKWRPELMNAANIRQKPMGKLMLRPH, from the coding sequence ATGAAACTGTTGACCAAAATGATATGGATCACCCTACTGCTGGCGGTGCTTCTGATGGTCGGGGGGGTGATTTATCTGCAACAACTGAAACCGCAATATTCAGGCGATCTGGTGCTTAAAGGCCTTCACGGGGTAGTGGACGTCTATTTTGACGACTGGGCCGTACCGCATATATATGCCAGAAATGAGGCCGATGCCTATTTTGCACTGGGTTATGTCCATGCGCAGGAGCGCCTTTTCCAAATGGAGATCATGCGGCGGATTGCCGCTGGGCGCATGGCGGAAATCCTCGGTCAAAAACTGGTGAAAACAGATCGATTCTTCCGTACTATCGGAATCGGCGAGAGTGCCAGGCGATCGGCAGAAAAGCTGAGCCGTGATAGTGGCAGCCCTTACCAAAAAGCTGCGCAGGCCTATTTAGACGGCATTAACCAGTTTATAGAAAAAGGCAAAACGCCGATTGAATTTACGATCTTAAGAATTCCCAAAGAAAAATTTACCCCTCAGGATATATTCCTGGTCGCTGGATTCATGGCCTTTGGCTTTTCCCAGGCCTTTCGTACCGACCCGCTGGTCGCCAAGGTGCACCAAGCGTATGGTTGGTCGTACCTGAAAGACTGGGAGCTGGGCTGGCCGGCCGGCGCCCGCAAAATTCCGGTTCATCGATCAAATTTCAACTCATCGGCAGCCGCCATCAGCGCGGCCATTTCGCCGATTCTCGAGCGGTTGCCGGCTGCCGCATGGATCGGCAGCAATGGCTGGGTGATTTCGGGGCAAAAAACCGCCTCGGGAAAGGTACTGCTGGCCAACGATACCCATATTGTGTTTACCCAACCATCCGTGTGGTATGAAGCCCATCTTGAATATCCGAGCAACAGCTTTTACGGCTTTTATGCCGCCGGGATCCCCTTTGGTCTGGTGGGACGCAGCCGCTCTATTGCATGGGGATTGACCATGTTCCACAATGATGATGTCGATTTTTATAAAGAGCGCGCCAATCCCGAAAATACCGATCAGGTCTGGGTCGATGATCACTGGGAGGATCTGACGATTCGGAGTGAAACGATTCAGGTGCGGTTTGCCGAAGATGTGACGTTTAAGGTGCGGGAATCACGCCATGGCCCACTGCTGAATGACGTAAATGACACGCTGGCGGCTATGACATCTGATCCCATTTCACTGTGGTGGACGTTAAACCAATTCCCGAGCACAGCGCTGCAGGCGGCCTATCATTTTTCCCACGCTAAGAATATCGATGAGATGCGCCGCGCTGCCGCTTTGGTTGATGCACCGGGGCTTAACATCATGTATGGCGATACATCCGGAAACATTGCCTGGTGGGCCGCCGCCCGTCTCGTGAAGCGACCCGCGCATGTGAATTCCAAACTGTTTCTCGACGGAGCCAGCGGCAAAGATGAACCGCTGGGGTATTATGATTTTAAGGACAATCCCCACTCGGAAAATCCGCCGAATGGTTATGTGTATTCAGCCAACAATCAACCGCAGACTTTTACGGACAAACTTTATCCCGGCTATTACGCACCGGATCATCGCGCCCGTCGCATCGAGGCCCTTTTGGAAGCACGCAACCGGTGGTCAGTTGAGGCGGTTAAAAATATGGGTACCGATAGCCAATCGCCGGCACTGCCCGAAATGACCGCAGAAATCTTAGGAACCATCGGTGGTCCGGCGCAGCTCACCCATACACCGCTGGCCGCAGAGGCCTATCGGATCCTTGAGCAATGGGATGGTGACCACACCATAAACGCTGTCGGCCCTACCCTATTTTATAAGCTTCTGGCGCTGATTGCTGAAACCACGTTTATCGATGAATTAGGACCAGCGGATTATCAGATCTTTTTGACGACGCATCTGATGAAACGGTCGTTGCCGGTAATTCTGCAAAACGATTCATCATTGTGGTGGGATAACATCCACACCAAAGACATAAAAGAAACCCGCCAGATGATTTTTGTGCAATCCTTTGAACGGGCCCTGCGGGAGCTGGAAAAGCAGCTGGGGTCCGTCATTTCTGAATGGCAGTGGGGCAAAGTCCATACCCTTGAACATCAACACCTGCTGGGCAGAAAAAAACCGCTGGATAAAGTGTTTAATGTCGGGCCGTTTTCAGTGCCAGGCGGCAATGAAGTCATCGCCAATCTGGCCTTTCGGCTCAACACCAAAGGCCGCTACCCTGTGCTTTACGGCCCGGCCATGCGCTTTGTGGTTGATTTTTCAAATCCCGCAGGTGTGCTGAGCGTAAACCCCACAGGGCAGTCCGGTTTTTTTCTCAGCCGTCATTATGATGACCAGGCGACTTTATTTAACAGCGGAAAATGGCGCCCTGAGTTGATGAACGCTGCCAACATCCGTCAAAAGCCAATGGGCAAATTGATGTTAAGACCCCATTAG
- the rmuC gene encoding DNA recombination protein RmuC has translation MSDLNTIIVEIGLTNMLLIGVGVMLIAALILLIVLIRRREISAREFFDSLEKQQEHGERLVRDEFTANRQEAAGNARLAREEIGSALKFASDSQLKQMREVAGMQKDQLDSFSKQLLEMTQLNEQKFDAMRKAVETQLRTLQEDNSRKLEQMRAVVDEKLQSTLERRLTDSFKQVSERLEQVYKGLGEMRSLATGVGDLKKVLTNVKTRGTWGEIRLSHILEQILTPDQYAVNVATKKDSSERVEFAIRLPGPDSHPEKVVWLPIDSKFPQEDYQRLLDAQEAADKNLAEKSIKSLEMRVKAEAKAIREKYIDPPQTTDFGIMFLPVEGLYAEVLRRPGLCDSLQREYRIVVTGPTTLAALLNSLQMGFRTLAIEKRSSEVWELLGIVKTQFDKFGNVLAKTKKKLQEASNTINQAEVRTRVITRKLNKVQELPKMDSAKLIESVAIDDDEEVETDS, from the coding sequence ATGTCTGATTTAAATACCATCATTGTTGAAATTGGCTTAACCAACATGCTTTTGATTGGTGTGGGGGTGATGTTGATCGCCGCCCTGATTTTGCTAATCGTTTTGATTCGGCGCCGCGAAATCAGCGCGCGGGAATTTTTCGACAGTCTCGAAAAACAGCAGGAGCATGGCGAACGGTTGGTCCGGGATGAATTTACCGCCAATCGTCAAGAAGCTGCCGGCAACGCCAGATTGGCCCGCGAGGAAATCGGCAGTGCCTTGAAATTTGCCAGTGATTCCCAGCTTAAACAAATGCGTGAAGTCGCCGGTATGCAAAAAGATCAGCTGGATAGTTTTTCCAAGCAGCTGCTGGAGATGACGCAACTGAATGAACAAAAATTTGACGCCATGCGCAAAGCCGTTGAAACCCAGTTGCGAACATTGCAGGAAGACAATAGTCGCAAACTTGAGCAGATGCGCGCGGTGGTGGATGAAAAATTGCAGTCGACGCTGGAAAGACGGCTGACAGATTCCTTTAAACAGGTCAGTGAGCGCCTGGAGCAGGTGTATAAGGGGCTGGGAGAGATGCGCAGCCTGGCTACCGGTGTGGGGGATCTGAAGAAAGTACTGACCAATGTCAAAACCCGGGGCACCTGGGGAGAAATCCGTCTCAGCCATATACTGGAGCAAATCTTGACGCCGGACCAATATGCCGTCAATGTGGCTACCAAAAAAGACAGCAGCGAGCGGGTGGAGTTTGCCATCAGGCTGCCCGGCCCGGATTCGCATCCGGAAAAAGTGGTGTGGCTGCCCATCGATTCGAAATTTCCCCAGGAGGATTACCAGCGACTGCTGGATGCCCAGGAGGCCGCCGATAAAAACCTGGCGGAAAAATCCATTAAAAGCTTGGAGATGCGTGTAAAAGCCGAAGCCAAGGCCATCCGGGAAAAATATATCGATCCTCCCCAGACAACTGATTTTGGGATCATGTTTTTACCGGTGGAGGGCCTGTATGCCGAAGTGCTAAGGCGCCCGGGTTTATGCGACAGCCTGCAAAGAGAGTATCGCATCGTGGTGACCGGGCCGACTACCTTGGCGGCGCTGTTAAACAGCCTGCAGATGGGATTTCGCACCCTGGCCATTGAGAAACGATCCAGTGAAGTCTGGGAATTACTCGGGATTGTCAAAACCCAATTTGACAAATTTGGAAACGTATTGGCCAAAACCAAAAAGAAGCTGCAGGAGGCCAGCAACACCATTAATCAGGCCGAGGTGCGCACCCGGGTGATTACGCGCAAGCTGAACAAGGTACAGGAATTGCCCAAAATGGATTCGGCCAAACTGATAGAATCGGTGGCCATTGATGACGATGAAGAAGTTGAGACGGATTCCTAG
- a CDS encoding acetyl-CoA decarbonylase/synthase complex subunit delta, whose product MGFEFTKEKYSGAIKEITLGEGDKAVTVGGAACYPFYSFEGEMPHKPRVAMEVWDMEPEEWPEAALSPFKDVISDPAAWAKKCVDEYGADMIVLQLKSTDPNGQDAGADAAAATVKKVLDAIDVPLAVWGTANVEKDEEVLKKIAEECQGANLILGPVEDKNHKGIGAAAMGFGHTIIASSPIDVNLAKQCNILLENLGVSMDKLIIDPTTGGLGYGLEYSYSVMERIRMAALAQGDDKLQLPLINNLGNEVWKCKEAKQPVDEAPTLGDPEKRGILMEAVGAVAYLMGGSDVLIMRHPESIRLVKAYIDLVYDGGVATDVPGITKQLGDVDIDLLALSPDPDLTIEEEKKAAPAAKKKAAPKPEKKAAPAAKKEAAPEPAKEVAAPAAAAAPKAEAAPEVDAAANAEAAAKAKAEAEAKAKADAEAQAKAAEEAKVKAEAEAKAKAEAEAKAQAEAAAKKAAEERAKIEAELDEVRQKRVKERADLAAKRAAAAKKDAKKTAAEVQKSMAEKLIDNLNWIHKRK is encoded by the coding sequence TTGGGTTTTGAATTTACGAAAGAAAAATATTCCGGTGCAATAAAGGAAATTACGTTAGGAGAGGGAGATAAGGCCGTCACGGTTGGCGGTGCCGCCTGTTATCCATTTTACAGTTTCGAAGGCGAAATGCCCCATAAACCCAGGGTTGCCATGGAAGTATGGGATATGGAACCGGAGGAATGGCCCGAAGCCGCTTTAAGCCCGTTTAAAGATGTCATCTCAGACCCGGCGGCCTGGGCAAAGAAATGTGTCGATGAATACGGAGCCGATATGATCGTGCTGCAACTTAAAAGCACCGATCCCAACGGCCAGGATGCCGGTGCGGATGCCGCGGCAGCCACGGTCAAAAAAGTCCTCGACGCCATCGACGTGCCGCTGGCCGTCTGGGGCACAGCCAATGTTGAAAAAGATGAGGAAGTGCTCAAGAAAATTGCCGAGGAGTGCCAGGGCGCAAATCTGATTTTGGGCCCGGTGGAGGACAAAAACCACAAGGGCATTGGCGCGGCTGCCATGGGTTTCGGGCATACCATTATCGCTTCATCTCCCATTGATGTGAACTTGGCCAAACAATGCAACATCCTGCTGGAAAACCTGGGGGTCTCGATGGACAAACTAATCATCGATCCCACCACCGGTGGTCTGGGCTACGGTTTGGAGTATTCCTACTCGGTCATGGAGCGCATCCGCATGGCGGCTTTGGCGCAGGGGGATGACAAATTGCAGCTGCCCCTGATCAACAACCTGGGCAACGAGGTTTGGAAATGTAAAGAGGCCAAGCAGCCTGTGGATGAAGCGCCCACTTTGGGCGATCCGGAAAAACGGGGTATCTTGATGGAAGCTGTTGGCGCTGTTGCTTATCTGATGGGCGGTTCTGATGTGCTGATCATGCGCCATCCTGAATCGATTCGGCTGGTCAAAGCCTATATCGATCTGGTGTATGACGGCGGTGTGGCCACCGATGTTCCCGGTATTACCAAACAGTTGGGTGATGTCGATATCGATCTGCTGGCGCTGTCTCCGGATCCGGATCTGACCATCGAAGAGGAAAAGAAAGCCGCACCGGCTGCCAAAAAGAAAGCGGCTCCCAAGCCCGAGAAGAAGGCCGCACCGGCTGCCAAAAAGGAAGCGGCACCTGAACCGGCCAAAGAAGTAGCAGCACCGGCTGCCGCTGCAGCGCCCAAGGCCGAAGCGGCACCTGAAGTGGATGCGGCTGCAAACGCCGAAGCGGCTGCCAAGGCCAAAGCCGAAGCCGAAGCCAAAGCCAAAGCCGATGCCGAAGCGCAGGCCAAAGCCGCTGAAGAAGCCAAAGTAAAGGCCGAAGCCGAAGCCAAAGCCAAAGCCGAAGCCGAGGCCAAAGCGCAGGCTGAAGCGGCGGCTAAAAAGGCTGCTGAAGAAAGAGCCAAAATTGAAGCCGAGCTCGATGAGGTCCGGCAGAAGCGGGTCAAAGAGCGCGCTGACCTGGCGGCCAAACGCGCTGCAGCTGCTAAGAAGGACGCCAAAAAGACAGCGGCCGAGGTTCAAAAATCGATGGCTGAAAAACTCATCGATAATCTGAACTGGATCCATAAACGAAAGTGA
- a CDS encoding MFS transporter, with translation MNVNPSSKLDSHDRRILLNTCYGHFMSHFNMLVFPALVLPLMARLDMPMAQVLSLSFWMYLLFGLTALLWGLLADRFGARPLLLIYFLGAGFASFAAALWLDTPPLLSTALAALGFFSGIYHPAGLGLISKEMSRISIGMGYNGMFGNLGLAMAPLLTGIMNWLWGPQAAYVCLGALNLVGAMLMVAYPISVSGADTAKEKSDGKGILGAFIILLAAMMLGGIVYRGATVILPAYFELKTPMLYQWLTAASQDGISQNLVATTITSIIFLIGVSGQFSGGQCADRYDPGISYLIFFGIAGLAAFWMALTRDLLLVGLAVIFFFFLLGMQPIENTLVARFAPKRFHHSAFGAKFVLTFGVGSLAVKGVAAIETSFTIETVFICLATVAAMALGFIGWLIATCSRRDVCEGSIPADAQLPTTKA, from the coding sequence ATGAATGTGAACCCATCTAGCAAGCTCGACTCCCATGACCGGCGAATTCTGTTGAATACCTGCTATGGTCATTTTATGAGCCATTTTAACATGCTGGTTTTCCCCGCCCTGGTGTTGCCGCTGATGGCACGCCTGGACATGCCCATGGCACAGGTCCTGTCACTTAGCTTCTGGATGTATCTTCTGTTCGGACTGACCGCTTTGCTCTGGGGGCTTCTGGCGGATCGCTTCGGCGCCCGACCCCTGCTGCTTATTTATTTTTTGGGAGCGGGTTTTGCCAGTTTTGCGGCCGCTTTGTGGCTGGATACCCCGCCTTTATTGAGTACCGCGCTGGCGGCTCTGGGCTTCTTTTCCGGAATTTACCATCCGGCAGGTCTGGGGCTGATATCCAAGGAGATGTCGCGTATCAGCATCGGTATGGGATATAATGGAATGTTTGGTAATTTAGGTCTGGCTATGGCGCCGCTGTTGACCGGCATCATGAATTGGCTCTGGGGCCCCCAGGCCGCCTATGTGTGTCTGGGCGCGCTGAACCTGGTCGGCGCAATGCTGATGGTAGCCTACCCAATTAGCGTATCAGGCGCCGACACCGCCAAAGAAAAAAGCGATGGAAAGGGCATTCTGGGCGCCTTTATCATTCTGCTGGCCGCTATGATGCTGGGTGGCATTGTCTATCGGGGTGCCACGGTGATTTTGCCGGCTTACTTTGAATTAAAGACCCCCATGCTGTATCAATGGCTGACTGCGGCAAGCCAGGACGGAATTTCACAAAACCTGGTGGCAACCACCATTACTTCGATTATTTTCCTGATTGGTGTTTCGGGGCAATTCAGCGGTGGGCAATGTGCCGATCGCTATGATCCGGGCATATCCTATTTAATTTTTTTTGGGATTGCCGGTCTGGCGGCTTTCTGGATGGCCCTAACGCGGGATTTGCTGCTCGTCGGTCTGGCGGTGATATTTTTCTTCTTTTTGCTCGGGATGCAGCCGATTGAAAACACGCTGGTGGCCAGATTTGCCCCTAAACGATTTCATCATTCCGCTTTTGGTGCCAAATTCGTGTTGACCTTTGGTGTCGGGTCTCTGGCTGTAAAGGGCGTGGCTGCCATTGAAACAAGCTTTACGATTGAAACGGTATTTATCTGTCTGGCAACTGTTGCCGCCATGGCGCTGGGATTTATCGGATGGCTAATCGCAACATGCAGCAGGCGCGATGTGTGCGAGGGGAGCATTCCCGCAGATGCCCAGTTGCCGACCACCAAAGCCTAA
- a CDS encoding ASKHA domain-containing protein — translation MTIHKITFLPHEADIEVPKGETIIHAAMEAGVHVNASCGGEGVCGKCRVRIEEGTVDGGISEKISQQDQEKGFRLACQAQVKSDLLVRIPVESAMDASALRSQMAPRKTAHIQEMDFDELKEKGLFVAPVEKKFLQLPEPTLQDNLSDMTRLISYLKAQHDEHRLDVALSVIRKIPDIIRQKDFEVTATLVRPVRDIGKTRLINVQTGDTTDRSYAIAMDIGTTTIYGQVIDLISGAVMAEHGEFNGQISYGEDVISRIVYAEKPDGLQRLHEVVMKTINKILDKIIEKSGIDHEDLSTITLAGNTTMTQLLLKINPRYIRRSPYVPAATLYPPTRAKDLGMAVSDHVSALVYPAVSSYVGGDIVAGVMGSGIYRTEKLTLYMDVGTNAEIVIGNKDWLACAACSAGPAFEGGGLKYGMRAEKGAIEDFSIDPVTYEPMIITIGNVRPKGICGSGLITMVATLFEMGVLNNLGKFNRDLATDRIREHEGVYEFVLAWKDDTQIDRDVVLTEIDIENLIRAKGAIYSGCMTLLTEVGMNIQDIEHIILAGGFGSYVDLEKAMVIGLLPEMDPTKVTFIGNGSLMGARMSSLTNRIRKDVVEVTDKMTNFELSDTPSYMDNYIAALFLPHTDINQFPNLKARLEARQKNR, via the coding sequence ATGACAATCCACAAGATCACTTTTTTACCGCATGAGGCCGATATTGAGGTGCCCAAGGGCGAAACAATAATCCATGCTGCCATGGAAGCTGGTGTGCATGTGAATGCCTCCTGCGGCGGAGAAGGCGTCTGCGGTAAATGCCGCGTTCGGATCGAGGAAGGGACGGTTGACGGCGGCATCAGCGAAAAGATCAGTCAACAAGACCAGGAAAAAGGCTTTCGACTGGCCTGCCAGGCCCAGGTGAAAAGTGATCTGCTCGTTCGCATCCCGGTTGAGTCCGCCATGGATGCCAGTGCTTTGCGCAGCCAGATGGCGCCGCGTAAAACCGCGCACATTCAGGAAATGGATTTTGATGAGTTGAAGGAAAAAGGCCTGTTTGTGGCGCCGGTGGAAAAAAAGTTTTTGCAGCTGCCAGAACCGACGCTGCAGGACAATCTGTCGGATATGACGCGGCTGATCAGCTATTTAAAGGCACAACACGATGAGCATCGTTTGGACGTGGCCCTTTCAGTAATTCGTAAAATTCCGGATATCATCCGGCAAAAGGATTTTGAAGTCACCGCCACCCTCGTGCGCCCGGTTCGCGATATCGGCAAAACCCGCTTGATCAACGTTCAAACAGGAGATACCACCGATCGCAGCTATGCAATTGCCATGGATATCGGGACCACCACCATTTATGGGCAAGTGATCGATCTTATCAGCGGTGCTGTTATGGCCGAGCACGGGGAATTCAACGGCCAGATCAGTTATGGGGAGGATGTCATTTCCAGAATCGTGTACGCTGAAAAGCCGGACGGTCTGCAGCGCCTGCATGAAGTTGTGATGAAAACCATCAATAAAATATTGGACAAGATTATCGAAAAATCCGGTATTGATCATGAGGATTTATCGACCATCACCCTGGCTGGAAATACCACCATGACCCAGCTGCTGCTCAAAATTAACCCACGCTATATTCGGCGTTCACCTTATGTGCCGGCGGCAACGCTGTATCCGCCCACCCGGGCCAAAGATCTGGGGATGGCGGTCAGTGATCACGTGTCGGCTCTGGTTTACCCGGCGGTTTCTAGCTATGTTGGCGGCGATATTGTGGCAGGTGTCATGGGCTCTGGCATTTATCGTACGGAAAAGCTAACCCTTTATATGGATGTGGGCACCAATGCCGAAATTGTGATCGGCAACAAAGACTGGCTGGCCTGCGCGGCCTGTTCAGCCGGGCCGGCTTTTGAAGGCGGCGGTCTCAAGTACGGCATGCGTGCCGAAAAAGGTGCCATCGAAGATTTTTCGATCGACCCGGTGACCTATGAGCCCATGATCATCACCATCGGCAATGTTCGACCCAAAGGCATCTGCGGATCCGGTTTGATTACCATGGTGGCCACCCTGTTTGAGATGGGTGTCCTTAACAACCTGGGAAAATTTAATCGCGATTTGGCCACTGATCGTATTCGGGAACATGAAGGGGTTTATGAGTTCGTGCTGGCCTGGAAGGATGATACCCAGATTGACCGCGATGTTGTATTGACCGAAATCGATATTGAAAACCTCATTCGGGCCAAGGGCGCCATTTACAGCGGCTGCATGACCCTGCTGACCGAAGTCGGTATGAACATACAGGATATCGAACACATTATCCTGGCCGGTGGTTTCGGCAGCTATGTGGATTTGGAAAAAGCCATGGTGATTGGGCTGCTGCCCGAAATGGATCCCACTAAAGTCACCTTTATCGGTAACGGCTCGTTGATGGGTGCCCGCATGAGCAGCCTGACCAATCGCATCCGCAAAGATGTGGTCGAGGTGACTGATAAAATGACCAATTTTGAATTGTCCGACACGCCATCTTACATGGATAATTATATTGCCGCCTTGTTTTTGCCCCATACCGACATCAATCAATTTCCCAATTTAAAAGCCCGCCTGGAAGCCCGACAGAAAAACCGATAA
- a CDS encoding GNAT family N-acetyltransferase, translating to MSPPVYWADKYVENKRTATEAIALIKPAQRVFIGSSCGEPQHLVRALSEASNTFKDIEINRLMTMETTPLTLIADKTRDQSLNIRSFYLGSAKPKAIARNKRFITPINLSAVPRLFKSRLLPIHVALIQVSPPDDFGWMSLGVSVDITLAAALSADLVIAQVNRHMPRVLGRSFMHVNDVDVFVEHDEPLLTIGEAPELKAANDIGRLIARLIEDGSTMEIGLGSTHQATLLALADKNDLGIHTQYITNDIMHLFSRGVITNRKKGYNEDKIVASGALGTEELYEFLNDNPAIEFYPSDYVNDPMLIARHNKMVSMNVAMSIDLTGQVAADALPYNHFSGITGMLDFLRGAVQSPGGKSIMMLPATALKGQKSRIVPQLDDEAVVVPRGDVHYVVTEYGVVNLFGKSLQERAMAMISIAHPEFRDELFHEAKNMGLLSAERTLNESIHGVYPIHLEETVEIGNEAVTIRPAKPVDERRIQEHFYNLDKDDVVSRFFHEKTSFVHDDVKGVSLIDYINDLTILAVVGEFGFGQVVGIGECLFDPASNEAEVAFSISKAYQNRGLGKILMEKLASAARDNGIVGLVAYTSTQNRGMIKLFKSLPYKVDSFFDGDMLKLSCKFNKPA from the coding sequence ATGTCGCCACCCGTCTATTGGGCCGATAAATATGTTGAAAACAAACGTACCGCCACTGAAGCCATTGCCTTGATCAAACCGGCCCAACGCGTATTTATCGGTTCATCCTGCGGAGAACCCCAGCATCTGGTGCGGGCCCTTTCCGAAGCATCCAACACTTTCAAAGACATTGAGATCAATCGACTGATGACCATGGAAACCACTCCGTTGACGCTGATTGCCGATAAAACCCGCGATCAGAGTCTCAATATTCGGTCGTTCTACCTGGGCTCGGCAAAACCCAAGGCCATTGCCCGCAACAAGCGATTTATCACACCGATCAATCTTTCCGCGGTGCCGCGATTATTTAAAAGCCGGCTGCTGCCGATTCACGTTGCGTTGATTCAGGTGTCCCCGCCGGATGATTTTGGCTGGATGAGTTTGGGGGTATCAGTGGACATCACCCTGGCGGCTGCGCTGTCCGCCGACCTGGTCATTGCCCAGGTCAATAGGCACATGCCCCGGGTGCTGGGGCGCAGCTTTATGCATGTCAACGACGTGGATGTGTTTGTCGAACATGACGAGCCCCTGCTGACCATCGGGGAAGCGCCGGAACTCAAAGCGGCCAATGATATTGGACGCTTGATTGCACGCTTGATCGAGGATGGCTCCACGATGGAAATCGGGTTGGGATCCACCCATCAGGCCACCCTGCTGGCATTGGCGGATAAAAATGATCTGGGCATCCACACCCAGTATATAACCAATGATATCATGCATCTTTTTTCGCGGGGCGTGATTACCAACCGCAAAAAAGGCTATAACGAAGACAAAATCGTGGCATCGGGTGCCCTCGGTACTGAAGAGCTGTATGAATTCTTAAATGACAATCCGGCCATCGAATTTTATCCTTCCGATTATGTCAACGACCCGATGCTGATTGCGCGTCACAACAAAATGGTCTCTATGAACGTTGCTATGAGCATTGATTTGACCGGCCAGGTGGCAGCAGATGCGCTGCCCTACAATCATTTTTCCGGCATCACCGGGATGCTTGATTTTTTGCGCGGTGCGGTTCAATCCCCGGGGGGCAAGTCCATTATGATGCTGCCGGCTACCGCGCTAAAAGGACAAAAGAGCCGTATTGTGCCCCAGCTGGATGATGAGGCTGTGGTGGTCCCCAGAGGCGATGTGCATTATGTGGTCACCGAATACGGCGTAGTGAATTTATTTGGCAAAAGCTTGCAGGAAAGGGCAATGGCCATGATCAGCATAGCGCATCCGGAGTTTCGGGATGAGTTGTTTCATGAAGCCAAAAATATGGGGCTCTTGAGTGCCGAACGAACCCTGAATGAATCCATTCACGGCGTCTACCCCATTCATCTGGAGGAAACGGTCGAAATCGGCAACGAGGCCGTCACTATCAGACCTGCCAAGCCGGTGGATGAACGCCGCATTCAAGAGCATTTTTACAACCTGGACAAAGATGATGTTGTCAGCCGTTTTTTTCACGAAAAAACCAGTTTTGTTCACGATGACGTCAAAGGGGTGTCCTTGATTGATTATATCAATGATCTGACCATCCTGGCGGTCGTCGGCGAGTTTGGTTTTGGCCAGGTGGTCGGGATCGGTGAATGCCTGTTTGATCCTGCGAGCAATGAGGCTGAGGTTGCCTTTTCGATCAGCAAGGCGTATCAAAATAGGGGTCTGGGCAAAATTTTGATGGAAAAGCTGGCATCCGCGGCGCGCGACAATGGTATTGTCGGGTTGGTGGCCTATACCTCAACCCAGAATAGAGGCATGATCAAGCTGTTTAAATCATTGCCTTATAAAGTCGACAGTTTTTTTGACGGCGATATGCTCAAGCTGAGCTGTAAGTTCAATAAACCTGCGTAG